A DNA window from Acomys russatus chromosome 7, mAcoRus1.1, whole genome shotgun sequence contains the following coding sequences:
- the LOC127192025 gene encoding olfactory receptor 502: protein MAFLENGNHTAVTEFVLLGLTDDPVLRVVLFTIILCIYLVTVSGNLSTILLIRVSAQLHHPMYFFLSHLAFADIGYSSSVTPNMLVNFLVEKNTISYLGCGIQLGSAVFFGTVECFLLAAMAYDRFIAICSPLLYSSKMSTQVCVQLLVGSYIGGFLNASSFTCSFFSLLFCGPNRVNHFFCDFAPLVKLSCSDVSVPAVVPSFTAGAIIVVTVLVIAVSYIYILVTILKMRSTEGRRKAFSTCTSHLTAVTLFYGTITFIYVMPKSSYSTDQNKVVSVFYMVVIPMLNPLIYSLRNNEIKGALKRQIGRKIYFRGI, encoded by the coding sequence ATGGCTTTCCTGGAGAATGGAAACCACACTGCAGTGACAGAGTTTGTTTTATTGGGATTAACAGATGACCCCGTCCTTAGAGTCGTCCTCTTCACCATCATCCTGTGCATCTACCTGGTGACTGTGTCTGGGAACCTCAGCACCATCCTTCTCATCAGAGTCTCTGCCCAGCTCCATCACCCCATGTACTTTTTTCTTAGCCACTTGGCTTTTGCTGACATAGGCTACTCATCTTCTGTCACACCCAATATGCTGGTCAACTTCCTGGTAGAGAAAAATACCATCTCCTACCTTGGATGTGGCATTCAGCTTGGCTCAGCTGTTTTCTTTGGGACAGTTGAATGTTTTCTTCTGGCTGCCATGGCTTATGATCGTTTTATAGCAATCTGTAGCCCATTGCTTTATTCAAGCAAAATGTCCACACAAGTCTGTGTCCAGTTACTTGTAGGATCTTATATTGGTGGTTTTCTTAATGCTTCCTCCTTCACGTGTTCCTTCTTTTCACTACTTTTTTGTGGACCAAATAGAGTCAATCACTTTTTCTGTGATTTTGCCCCATTAGTAAAGCTCTCCTGTTCTGATGTCAGTGTCCCTGCAGTTGTTCCCTCATTCACAGCTGGAGCCATCATTGTGGTGACAGTGCTTGTCATAGCTGTTTCCTACATCTACATCCTCGTCACCATCCTGAAGATGCGCTCCACTGAGGGTCGCCGcaaggccttctccacctgcaccTCCCACCTCACTGCAGTCACTCTGTTCTATGGAACCATCACATTCATCTATGTGATGCCCAAGTCCAGCTACTCCACAGACCAGAACAAGGTGGTGTCTGTGTTCTACATGGTGGTGATCCCCATGTTGAACCCCCTCATCTACAGCCTCAGGAATAATGAGATTAAGGGTGCTCTGAAGAGACAGATtggtagaaaaatatattttagaggtATTTGA